A single genomic interval of Asinibacterium sp. OR53 harbors:
- the cobT gene encoding nicotinate-nucleotide--dimethylbenzimidazole phosphoribosyltransferase produces the protein MLQEQLQQAINNKTKPLGALGVLETIALQTGMIQGTLRPVIRHPHIVVFAGDHGIAATGLVNPYPQAVTAQMVLNFLHGGAAINVFTRQHHIELIVVDAGVNHDFTQLPDHPHFIHAKIAQGTHNYLEAPAMSREQANAAIAKGKEIVHQLATKGCNCIGFGEMGIGNTSSASLIMNALTGLSIEACTGRGTGASDEQLQTKIRTLETVAQKHHLKAYDKDAIDLLSKVGGFEIAMMVGAYLQAAEEKMVILVDGFIATAALLIAKELDPVVLDHCIFAHHSGEQGHEKMLQHLEARPLLQLGMRLGEGTGAALAIPLVQSAVNFLCEMASFESAGVEKKSRD, from the coding sequence ATGTTACAAGAACAACTGCAACAGGCCATCAACAATAAAACCAAACCATTGGGCGCACTGGGTGTGCTTGAAACGATCGCATTACAAACAGGCATGATCCAGGGAACGCTTCGCCCTGTCATCCGTCATCCGCATATTGTTGTCTTTGCAGGTGATCATGGCATCGCCGCAACCGGACTCGTCAACCCTTATCCACAGGCTGTAACGGCACAGATGGTGTTGAACTTTTTGCACGGAGGCGCCGCTATCAATGTTTTTACCAGGCAACATCACATTGAGTTGATAGTAGTGGATGCCGGCGTGAACCACGATTTTACCCAATTGCCCGATCATCCTCATTTCATTCATGCGAAGATTGCGCAAGGCACGCACAATTATCTCGAAGCGCCAGCCATGAGCCGCGAGCAGGCAAATGCAGCCATTGCAAAAGGAAAAGAAATTGTACACCAGCTGGCCACCAAAGGATGCAATTGTATTGGCTTCGGTGAAATGGGTATTGGCAATACTTCCTCAGCCTCGCTGATCATGAATGCGTTGACAGGTTTATCTATTGAAGCCTGCACGGGGCGTGGAACCGGCGCATCGGATGAACAATTGCAAACAAAGATCCGTACGCTGGAAACAGTTGCACAAAAGCATCACCTGAAAGCTTATGACAAAGATGCCATTGACCTCTTATCGAAAGTGGGTGGTTTTGAAATTGCCATGATGGTCGGCGCGTATTTGCAGGCTGCCGAAGAAAAAATGGTGATATTGGTAGATGGATTCATTGCAACTGCTGCTCTTCTCATTGCAAAAGAACTGGACCCTGTTGTATTGGATCATTGCATTTTTGCACATCACAGTGGTGAGCAGGGACATGAGAAAATGTTGCAACACCTGGAAGCCAGGCCCCTATTGCAGTTGGGCATGCGGCTGGGCGAAGGAACGGGCGCGGCCCTGGCTATTCCACTGGTGCAAAGCGCCGTTAATTTTCTTTGTGAAATGGCCAGCTTTGAAAGCGCAGGAGTAGAAAAAAAGAGTAGAGACTAA
- a CDS encoding adenosylcobinamide-GDP ribazoletransferase, giving the protein MEQTQNKSGLKHQWHVFLTAVMFLTRIPVPHNIDHSSGMLQKAARYFTWVGLVVGVIGGGVFFLLNKYLPGSLSIAFSMLATILATGAFHEDGFADCCDAFGGGWTKEKILLIMKDSRLGTYGVVGLLGVLGFKFLLLSSLIVLCDPLHLALLIIAAHSTSRLMAIGIMQSYSYVQDTDTSKSKPIASRKLTTLELLIAVSGALLPMLLLKPALWLVLLPMGIACWWAGRYFHKWIGGYTGDCLGATQQLTELVFYLSVFFIIR; this is encoded by the coding sequence ATGGAGCAAACGCAAAACAAATCCGGATTGAAACATCAATGGCATGTTTTTCTTACTGCCGTGATGTTCCTTACGCGCATACCTGTTCCGCATAATATTGACCATAGCAGCGGGATGCTACAGAAAGCTGCCAGGTATTTTACCTGGGTAGGACTCGTTGTGGGTGTTATAGGCGGCGGGGTATTTTTTCTGTTGAATAAATATTTACCCGGTTCTCTTTCCATTGCTTTTTCGATGCTGGCGACTATTTTGGCTACCGGCGCTTTTCATGAAGACGGTTTTGCCGATTGCTGCGATGCTTTTGGAGGAGGATGGACTAAAGAAAAGATATTATTGATCATGAAAGATAGCCGCCTGGGTACTTACGGCGTAGTAGGATTACTGGGTGTGCTTGGTTTTAAGTTTTTGTTGCTTTCTTCTCTTATCGTGCTTTGCGATCCCTTGCATTTAGCATTACTGATAATAGCGGCACACAGTACCAGTAGGCTCATGGCCATTGGCATTATGCAATCTTATTCGTATGTACAGGATACCGATACCAGCAAAAGCAAACCAATTGCGAGCCGCAAGCTCACAACGCTTGAATTATTGATAGCGGTATCGGGCGCTTTATTGCCTATGTTGCTGCTAAAGCCTGCGCTCTGGCTGGTATTATTACCCATGGGCATTGCATGCTGGTGGGCCGGGCGGTATTTCCATAAATGGATCGGCGGCTATACCGGCGATTGCCTCGGCGCCACACAACAATTAACGGAACTGGTGTTTTATTTATCGGTATTTTTCATTATCCGTTAA